The following nucleotide sequence is from Synechococcus sp. CBW1004.
GTTCTGACTTTCTGCCTGTTGCCGGAGCCTCAAACCGCGTGGCTGCCTCGCACCGGAGACTCGGTGGGGTTCAGGCGAGGGCGTTGCAGATAGCCATCTCCCTCTGATTGGGCCGGGCACTGCCTCAGGCGCTGGCCGTCTGCAACCGCTGCAGCTCGGCGAACACCTCGTTGGCATGGCCTGCTGGGCGCACGGCCGTCCAGGCGGCCCGCAGCACGCCGTCCGGATCGATCAGGAAGGTGTGGCGCTGCGAGAAGGGCGCCAGCCAGGAGCCGTAGCGGCGGCTCACCTCACCGCCGGGATCGGAGAGCAGCGGATAGGCCAGCCCCTCGCTGTTGCAGAAGGCCGCATGGTCCTCGGGGCCGTCGGCGCTGATGCCCACCACCGCTGCTCCGGCGTTCTGGTAGTCGGCCAGGGCACGCTGGAAGCCGCGCGCCTCGAGCGTGCAGCCACTGGTGAAGTCGCGCGGATAGAAGTACAGCGCCAGCCACTGTCCGCGGAAGTCCTCCAGGGACAGGTGGGTGGGACTTGGCTCGGCCGGGCTGTCGGAGCGCCTCCCGATCGCGGCAGCGGGCGCCACGCCATCAAGGCTGAAGTCAGGGGCGGCGGCATCGAGAGCCGGCAGGGTGCCCCCGATGGCCAGGGCGCGGCCTGGACGGAGCGTCAGGGCGCCCAGGCCGAACGCGAAGGCGGACAGCAGCTGGCGACGGCTGAGGGACACGGGGCGGAACGGCGACAGACGGCGGCAAGCCTGGCGCGGTCTGGGCGCCCATGTGGTTCACAGACTGATCGCCGCCCGGGACCGGGGAGCACTCCGGCGATCACGGGCGGGGATGGCGGATCAGTCCCGGGCGCAGGTGAGCGGGAACTGACGGCGGATGCCGATTGCCCTCTTCAGATGCGGCTCAGATCGACACCGAGCTCACGGGCGTAGGCGCCGAGGCCCTTCTTCTGGATGGTGCGCAGAGCCTTGGTGGAGACGCGCAGGCGGACGAATCGGTTGCCCTCGGCCCACCACAGACGGCGCTCCTGCAGATTCACCTGCTGCAGTTTCTTGGTGCGCACGTGTGAGTGGCTGACGGCCATGCCGTTGTTGGCGCGCTTGCCGGTGAGCTGGCAGACCCGGGACATGACGGATGCGGTGCGAAGGGCAGAGGTGAAGACGTGTGCGGGTCAGGGTTTGGTCTGGA
It contains:
- the rpmB gene encoding 50S ribosomal protein L28, which produces MSRVCQLTGKRANNGMAVSHSHVRTKKLQQVNLQERRLWWAEGNRFVRLRVSTKALRTIQKKGLGAYARELGVDLSRI
- a CDS encoding peroxiredoxin, giving the protein MSLSRRQLLSAFAFGLGALTLRPGRALAIGGTLPALDAAAPDFSLDGVAPAAAIGRRSDSPAEPSPTHLSLEDFRGQWLALYFYPRDFTSGCTLEARGFQRALADYQNAGAAVVGISADGPEDHAAFCNSEGLAYPLLSDPGGEVSRRYGSWLAPFSQRHTFLIDPDGVLRAAWTAVRPAGHANEVFAELQRLQTASA